The Primulina huaijiensis isolate GDHJ02 chromosome 6, ASM1229523v2, whole genome shotgun sequence genomic sequence AAAATATTCAAGCATGGATCTCGAGATATTCTCCAGCAGCAAGGAATTTGAAGTGTCATTAATGGTACATTGTGAGACTGGATCAGATGTATCTCCATGAAAAATTGATGCTTGATTTGGTTTGTATTCCATTTGATCATAAACTAGTTTGCATGGTTGAGGAATAGAGAAACTAGCAACGGATAACTGTTGAACGTCACTGCCGGAGAAACTGAATCCAACGGgtgaatattttgttttatctGAACATGTCACATTGCTGGAACTGAACTCAATCTTGTTTACAAGAACAGGGTTTGTATCCGATACTGGAGACGCCCAAGAATTAGAGATAGCCCTTTGTGTATTCGAGTTAGCTTTCTTGAAAATCCGACATATTGCCCATGCTTCCTGAAAAAACTAATAAACATATACGTacatcacaattttttttcattattgtCGTGAGAAAAAGATGAACAGCTGGTACAAAGTTTAAGGTTCTTACATTTGCGGGAATGTTTAGTTTGTCCAAATATCTTGTGGATAAAGCTGAGTCTGAGACCGAAGGTAACCGAAACTCATGCATCATCCAATCAGTTTTGATCCCTTTAGCCGCTCTGCCTTTGTAGAAGACAAGGGATTTTTTCAAGCCGATGCATTTCGATCCTTCGGAGGAGTAGATTGGCCTGTCTGTGCCCGTGGCTTTCCAAAATCCAGCGCCGGTAACACGGTTAGGACGCGTACTGTTCCTGTATTTTCTGTCCCTAGGACAGTAGAAGTACCATTCTTTTTCTCCGGTCGCCGCCAACTCTATATATACACAATATTCTTACACAAATCAAATCTAACATCGAAGGTCGACCTAGCACATGCAGGTGAAGAGATATCAAGAATGTGGTCATGTATTTCTTGAACTTACTTGGAAGATCCCATGGATCAAACTTATAGATATCGAGTTGCTTTATAAGCTCGATGGAGAGCGGTTTCTGTTGGATCTTCTTTTTCAGATAAAACCCTACAAGTTCTTCATCAGTTGGATGAAATCTAAACCCTGGCAGCAAAAAATCATCCATTTCGCCATTTCTCTGCGCCATGTTCTTCAAAAATATATGTAGATTCTGAAGCAAATTTGCAGGACAAGAACCTTAAAAAATCTTGTGCATATATGTACACTTTTTAAGTTCAAACCTAATCTAAATGCGAGAGTATTATGCAGTATATGAAGCCCCGGCTTGCATCCCAAGAACCGAAGGATCAGCCGACATTTCTGGTAGAGTTTAAGGAGCTTGTTTCTCTAAAATTGCTCAACTAATATATAAGCTTAAAAAAACTGACTAAATCCCTTAAGAACAACTACCAAGAAAATCACAAgtcaagaaaatatatttatttcagttAAATGGGATTCTTGCTAAATTGACTCTTATATAGAAAGTTTATATATAGTTGGAGATTTGACTGGCAAAACTCCTAATCTATGTATATGGATCTGGCAAAAACGAATCTGGCGAATCCGAAATCCGACCCGTCTTCTTTTCATCCCAAATTATGTTCAAAATTGAAGTCTAAATCTTGGAATCCAAaggaatttaaaaataaccagCCCTTATTAGAATGCAATAATGATTTCCATATGTCAAAGTTTgagttttattaaatatattttaaagtcaAGACAAAGCAAGCTTCTTAACATATGTTTcgatttaatatttcaaattttatatgaaaatgtGGACCAAAACCAACTCCCAATGCAAAAGCTCAAAACTAtattccaataattattaaatcaatattttcccataattaagaatataattaattaatatttggtGGAATCAGTCTAAGGATCCACAAATGCCTCTTCTATTCCATTCCCAAGCTTCTATTCCACTGACTTGTCAGATTTAAACAATATGTTTATTCGAATTAAAATAATTGATGAAAGATATATTTGTACATGAATAATTCTATAGATACAACCAAAATATCGTATAACAATATTTACCACAATTATATCGTGATATTTTGCTATTATATGGTgagattttgtttttatttagtgagattttatattgaatttattgtgaaattttgataaatagaatttttgtattgaacaGGGTTGGCCAGAAATAACTTCTGAAGGGAATAGTTAAAATCACTAATAATGTATtttggtttttcttttttttttgttttaataatgTAATTTGTCAATACTTGTTTCCATATAATGAGTTTTTAGTCCGAAACCACAAAACTCATCGAATGCTGTTTATTTAGCACTGATGCTCTCATGCGTAGcgataataaatatatattatacacattaaaataaatctaaacCAAAACGAAgggaaaataaaacaaaatgacactcaatattttaaaatgagagaaaatattgtcattttcttttacttttatttatatagattttaatgtatttattatatgttttattctcCATGTATGAGTCATGTAAGAGAGTATCAGTgttaaataagtaatatttgGTTGATTTAGTGGTTTcagatgaaaaatgactaaaacaattaaatataagTTATTAGATTAAAATCACACATTTGACAAGTTACAAT encodes the following:
- the LOC140978918 gene encoding NAC transcription factor 29-like — encoded protein: MAQRNGEMDDFLLPGFRFHPTDEELVGFYLKKKIQQKPLSIELIKQLDIYKFDPWDLPKLAATGEKEWYFYCPRDRKYRNSTRPNRVTGAGFWKATGTDRPIYSSEGSKCIGLKKSLVFYKGRAAKGIKTDWMMHEFRLPSVSDSALSTRYLDKLNIPANEAWAICRIFKKANSNTQRAISNSWASPVSDTNPVLVNKIEFSSSNVTCSDKTKYSPVGFSFSGSDVQQLSVASFSIPQPCKLVYDQMEYKPNQASIFHGDTSDPVSQCTINDTSNSLLLENISRSMLEYFDTGSDITDFSTLSEQCHHISAVFAEDAQGNLGQGEELMQTHVEQFDVNMGFSYSFPSSLGDAWRSNLLWDSSPCPSELSANYSTNNCNG